The nucleotide window GTTTTTAAATTAAAAGCAGAAAGGATTTTCTTGTGAAAAAGACTCCCGTTTTCCTGTTAATTATTTTTTTAATTCCCATTATTTTTTCGGCTTTATTATATGGTAATGAGAAGAAACAATTAGTTCCCATTAATTTTGAAGTGCAATGGTTTCCTCAATCTCAATTTGCCGGTTACATTATGGCTTATGAAAAAGGTTTTTATAAAAATGCAGGACTTGATGTAAAAATCATTTTTTCAAATGGGGAAGACAGCCCTCTTACTACGATGTTAGATGGGAAAATTGATTTCTGTACTGCCTGGCTTTCCCAAGCAATTCTCCTCAGGAGCAATGGGAAACCAATTGTAAATATTTGCCAAATGTTCCAAAAATCTTCGTTAATGCTCGTTAGTTTAAAAGAGAGTAATATTTCAACACCGGCGGATATGAACGGCAAATGCATCAGTAGTTGGGGTGGTGATTTTTCTATTCAACCGAACGCATTTTTTCGCAAATATCAAATAGATGCGAAGATCGTCCCCCAATCTTTTACGATTGATGCCTTTCTGGCTGGCGCTTGCGATCTAACTTCAGGCATGTATTATAATGAATATCATAAATTGTTTCAGGCTGGGATAAATGAGGATGAAGTTAACACTTTTTTTTACTCTGATTATGGACTGAATTTTCCCGAAGATGGTATCTATTGCACTGAAAATACTCTGGAATCAAAACCAGAAATTTGTCAAAAATTTGTTGCAGTTTCGCTTCAAGGCTGGGAATATGCTTTTTCGCATCAGCAGGAAACACTTGATTTGATTATGAAATATTGCAATAAATTTCATCTGCAAACGAATAGCTCTCATCAAAAGTGGATGTTAAATGCTGTTCATTCCTCAATAACTTATCAAACGGGTGAAGGTGTGGAATCATGGGGAAATTTAAAAAAAGATGATTTTTTTCTTTTGGCAAATGAATTGAAAGAGCAAAACATAATTGAGCGGATACCTAATTATAAAAATTTTTATAAGGGGCAAATAAAATGAATTCAAGTGAAAAATTCAAAATAAAAAAACCTATCAGCAGGAAATTAATTCTACGAATTTGCATTCCGTTATTAGTTGTTTATATGGCTATTTTATTTTTATTTTATTCTTCTGCAAAAAAAGATGCTCTGAAACAAACAAAAAAATATCTGATCGAACTTACCGCACATTATGCAACCGAATTAAATTCCCGTTTTATACAAATTGCGCAGGCACCAAAATCTATTGCCCAAACGATTCAAACTTTTCCCTATCCAAATTCCGCACAGATCAAATCTATTTTAAATCAAAAATTGGAATCTGATTCCACCATCTTTGGAATGGCAGTTGCTTTTGAACCATATTATTTCTCGAAATATCAAAAATTATATGCTCCTTACTCTTATAGAATGAACGGAAAAATAATATTCAAAAACTTAGAAGAAAAATTGAATTATTTCCCCAAAGACTGGTATAACATTCCGAAACTACTTGATGCATCTTATTGGGGTGAACCGTATTACGACGAGGGCGGCGGGAATATCTTGATGAACACTTTTTCCACGCCAATTTATTCCAAGGGAAAACTTGTGGGCGTTGCCACTGCGGATATGTCATTGGAATTGCTTGAAAAGAGAATGGATAATATCAAAATAATGGACGGATATACCTTTATCATCAGCAAGCACGGCACATATATTTATCATCCCAACAAAAAAGATATTATGAGCGAAAGTATATTCAGCAAAGCGGAGAAATATAATTTTCCACAAATGCGTAAATTCGGTAGAGAAATGCTCAAGGGCAAAAGCGCTGTAGAATCTTTTCCCGATCCGATAACTAATTCAAAAAAGTGGCTGGTTTACACTCCCATCAAATCAAATGGTTGGACTCTCGCAGTAGTTATTCCCGAAAAAACCATTCTGACCTCTGTCAATTCTACAATATTACGTCAGGCTTTTCTGATGCTCATCGGACTTTTAGTGATTTTGGGTGTGATTATCTGGGCATCTTTTGGAATCACAAAACCGATTGCAAAATTGGTGGTAATGGCAAAGAAAATCGCAGATGGCAATTTGGATGTTCAATTAAAAGATATTAAGGGTGAAGACGAAATACACGAGCTCGCCGTTGTTTTCAATAAAATGATCATTGACCTGAATCATTATATCAATGATCTCACAAAAGCCACTCGAGCGAAGCAAGCAGTGGAAAGTGAGTTAAAAATTGCCCGACAGATACAGGAATCGCTCCTGCCGAGAATTTTTCCAGCATTCCCAAACAGAAAGGAATTTGACCTTTATGCCCGTAATATTCCGGCAAAAGAGGTAGCCGGAGATTTCTACGATTTTTTCTTTTTAGACGATGATCATCTCGCCTTTATCATTGCAGACGTATCCGGTAAAGGTATTTCTGCAGGTTTGTTTATGGCAGTAACCAGAACACTACTCAAGACCGTTTGTCAGAAGGGTGTTGAGCCGAGTGACGCACTCGAAAGAGCGAATATTATCCTCTCCCAAGAAAATGATGCATGTATGTTCACCACTCTTTTCCTCGGAATCTACGATGTGAGAACCGGCGATTTTTCATACGCAAATGCCGGACATGATGAACCGATAATTATGCCGCCTAATAGGAATTTGCGAATAATTCCAACATTGAAAAATATTGCTTTGGGCTTATACGAATCGCATAAATTCAACCAAGAAACAGATCATTTGGATAAAGACGATATCGTTGTTCTTTACACAGACGGCGTTATAGAAGCCACTTCAAAAGAGAATGAATTATATGGGGAAGAACGCTTCNNNNNNNNNNNNNNNNNNNNNNNNNNNNNNNNNNNNNNNNNNNNNNNNNNNNNNNNNNNNNNNNNNNNNNNNNNNNNNNNNNNNNNNNNNNNNNNNNNNNATACGAATCGCATAAATTCAACCAAGAAACAGATCATTTGGATAAAGACGATATCGTTGTTCTTTACACAGACGGCGTTATAGAAGCCACTTCAAAAGAGAATGAATTATATGGGGAAGAACGCTTCTTGAACATTCTTCGATCTTGCCCTTCTGAAAATGTGGAAGATATTCTCAATTTCGTGCTTGTGGATCTGGAAAAATTTCAAGGCGAAAATCAATTCGATGATATTACTTTGCTTTTGCTAAAACGAAAAATCTGATTTGTTATGTCCATATTTTGAAACTCGAGCTGCTTTACTCTTTTTGTCAACGGAAGTCGAAATGACCACAAAATCGGAAGTTTATTTTCCCACACTTTGACTAATTTTTGTTTGCCCTGCTTGCCCTATGAAATGTCTTTATTTTTTTTATTTATCCTGTGAAATGCTTTTATCTGTTTTATTTCACTGGGATTTCATCGGGGTGAAATGCCTTTTATTTTCTATTTCTATAGGGTCGAGTTTTTTTAATTGATTTTGAAAAAAATAGCCCAGTCATTTATGGCTGGGTTTTTAAAGCAAAAAAAATAATCCAGGGCGTTTACGCCCTTATAAAAAAACAAATAAATTTGCTCGCAGGTCGCAGTTCTGGCTAATTGGCAAATGCAAATATTTTGAAACTCGAGCCGCTTTACTCTTTTCGACACGACTCGGGTTTTCGTTCACTTTGCAAAAAAAAATCCCGACTCGAACGCAACAGACGACGTCCGAGTCGAGTTTTTTTTTAAAATGGTACACCCACAGGGACTTGAACCCGGAACCTACTGATTAAGAGTCAGTTGCTCTACCGATTGAGCTATGGGTGCACTAATAAATTATTCTATCTAATTTTTAGTAAGCGTTTTACTTGGGGAGTGCTATCTCGTGTCAATAATTTGTAAAAATAAATTCCGTTTGCTACCTGATTTCCCAGTTTATCCGATCCGTTCCAAGTTGCCATAAATTTATGCTGATTTGTATTTGGATAATCCACTTTTTCCGGATTTAAAGTATTTACCAATTGCCCCTTTATATTGAATATTTTTATATGGGCAATTTCATCAGCATTTTTGGTGGTAAAAGAAATTGTTGTGGAAAAATTAAACGGATTTGGATAATTCTGATCAAGGGTAAAATCCTCTGTTTGTTCTGGTGGTTGTTCAACAGATTGAATAACATTATCGCTATAATTTCCAGTTCGGTGAATATTTCCACGGTAGATTGACCAGGGAGTAAGAGAACCGCGTGGTTTTTTGTAATCCCAAATAGAAATTCCGGTATCATTCCCACAAGCAATTTCGAAATCTCCATCTCCATCCAAATCACCAAGGGCAACAGGACTGCTGAGTGAGATATCATTTATAATCGGGAATTCGCTGAGGATTTCACCTTCCTGAGTATAACCCATGAGAAAATTACCAATGGTTGAGGTGATGATCTCAATCTGACCATCATCGTCAATATCTGCGGCAATCGGGCTGTATTTAGTATTTCCACCAACAATTACGGGCCAATTATTCAGAAAATTTCCGGATTCATCCACAAGACCAAGCGAACCGGAAATCGTGTTAAAACCGAATAAAAATTCATCGGGTGCGGATTCAAATGCAATCAAAGAAGATATAATGTTTGCAGAAACATCCACGGTTGATAAAATTTCACCAAATCCATTTGCCATGAAAAATTTGTTGTCATTATTTGCAAAAACGATGCTGTTATCATTATAAATAATCGGAGACGACCAGATAGCAGATTGTGTTTCTATCGGAAAATCTGATAAGGCTGTTCCGGCTTCATTGATCGCAAACAAATTTCCAGTGGTAGTACCGAAAAGGAAATCTTTTATGCCGTCTTCGTCAACATCTCCGATTGCCGGACTTGTAGTAATGATTTCTCCAACATCAAACGGAAATCCGGGATAATCATCACCGGAAGATGTAAGAACATACAATTTTCCATTGACAGAAGGAGCAATTATCTCAAGCAAATTGTCATCATTAATATCGGAAAGAGCAGGAGTACAGTTAAATATTTCAGCGGTTTCGTATTCAAAAAGAATGTTTCCGGAATTATCTACAGCAATAATTTTCCCGTCATAAGTTGCAATTACAGCTTCATATTCAGAATTGTTATTAATATCTCCGACTGCAAGACTTGTTTTGACTTCAGCATTAAGGTTCACCGGAAAATTAGCAGAAACAGTTGCATCCGATTCAATAGAATACAGATTTCCTCCGGCATCCACAACTACCACCTCATTCTCGCCGTCATTATCAAAATCAATAATCAAGGGAGAACAATTCACGTTATAACCGAGATATTTGGGCCAGTTCAATTGCTCAATAGAAATTGAAAAATGACGAGTAAATGATTTTTCAAACGGATATTGGGATGAACTGTTTGAATTGATCACTAGCTCGAAAAAGATTTCCCCAAGAGGGCAATCGTCTGAAACATGAAAAATTATCGGGTCATTTTCACCACTTGCTACTTGCCCTGGTAATATAACTCCGTAAAAAGCTGTGCTGTCTGAAAAAGTGAGTTCATCCCCTTCATAATGCATAACGAGATTGACATCAGTAGCCACTTCCCAGTCAGGAAGATTGGCAACATCTACTGTCATTCTAATTTCTTCACCCGGATTTATTACACCATCATTATCACCTTCCGGATCGTCATATGTGATTAGATCGGGTTCCAAGTAAGGAAAATTGCCACCTTCAGAAACGATGATCTCGCAATCAGGGTCACCAAAGAGGATAAGTTCATAATAGCACCATCTCATTACTCCGTTATTTACAGTGCCGAGCAGCTCTACTTTTGAATAATTATTACATTCACCCAATTTTTTTATATCTTCAGCATACAAACCGTCAAAAAATGTTCGGTCGAATTGCTGAGATGCACCTTCGATAGAACCGGGAGCATACCATCCGTATCTGGTATTGCCCACAAAAGCCATTAAACCATTTTCAACAGTAACAAGTTTTTCGCCAATTGATTCACCTGAATGGCTGGTTAATTCATCAAATGCTGCCGGATAACAGCCTTGGGTGTACACCATTCCAAATTCGTTATTTGAGAATTGTGCAGGTGTGCTGGGTGTCATCCCCATTAGTATTGAATAATTTGTATGCCCCATATGATTCATTATCCCGCATCCGCCGTCGATCATGTTGAAAACGCCTTGTTCAGAATAAGTTCCATCTCGCTGATAAAGAGTATAAAAATGATAATCATTTTCGGGAATTCTGCTTAAAACATCGTCCTTATAGTCGCCACCCCATGTAACCGGATTCCAATTCAGATTTTCACCAACCATACATGCCTTTTCAAGAGATGGACTAGGAGTTTCTTTATAAGAGACGATCTTGTTAAACATATTTGTAAAATCAGTTTCGTTATCTCCGGGAAGCCTTCCTATCGCAACTTCCGGAATAAAATCTACATCATCAGCAGGATATTCTCCATAAACGCCATTGCCATTGCTGTCCCAATCACTATCAAATTCGGAAAAATAAAGATCTGAAGGGATGGAGCCGATCGTATTGCCAACTTCACCATAAAGTTTGCGGACTGGGATAATTTCGTCATCACCACCAAGTAAAACGTATTGCAAAGGTGTATCGGTAGAATTCCAAGAAGTGTATGCATCAATCAAAAAATTTCTTAGTCTTGCTGCATTATCTAAACCGGTGTAATTCTCATAGATTTCTTCAATTGTGAAGATGGCAGAATTCAACCCATATCCATCCTTCCAATCTGCAAATGTTTGAAATATGGAGACGTATTCTTCGGATGTTACGATAAGATAATCGTGAGGATCATCGGGATTCACTAAGTCATCCGAAAATGCAGGTATGCTTTCTTTGCCAATATAAGATTGAAAGGCAGCGGTTTCATCGGAAATTTTCTCCATTGTAGCCTTCACTTCAGTGGAGCTGCACAGCATTCGGGATTGATGAACTGCAAGTTTTTCAATATATTCTGTAGAGATTTTTAGTGTCCAATCCGAAGAATATTGAACGATACCGGATTTTGGTAAATATTTAATCGGAAATAATTTGATTATAGCAATGCTGTGTCCGGCATAAGTAAATGTGCCTAAATGCTCGTAATTCAGAGCAGGATAGGGATTGTCGGAATTATAAATTTTGGCATTCCTTTGTTGTAGAATATTCTGAGAAGAACTGATGGGTAACTGTTGCTTCGCAAAATCAAGTTTAAAATCTTGGGAAATTTGAATCCAATTTGAATTGTTTATATTTATTCCATTTATCTTTTCTCCGTAAGGTAAAAGTATTTTTGCGGTGAAATACGGAACGGCAGGTTCACCCGGTGAAATAATTTTTGAATTCAGGTTTGATTCGATTTTCCCATTTGTTAATATGGGTTCATCAAAATTGTAATTATAAGTTGTTTGATTGGCTGATAGGATAGAAAAACATAGTATAAAACCAGTCGCTATCAGCATAATTTTTTTATTCATAATATTTATCCTTTACTTTCTATATTTTTCGCAAAAAATTTGTAAACAGGAGTTCTATGTCAAATTTATTGTTCAGATATTATGTGTTTGGTTTAAAATTTTTCTTAACATCATTACGTGCTAAAACTCTCAGGAAAAGAGGGGATTATGTATTTTGGGGGAATGATCGTATTTTGCAAATTTATAATTTTAAGTGATTTTTGTTCTTTTTATCTGTATTTTTTCTTCGAATAAAGCAGTTCCGATAGTTGAGATCCCATTTTGGAAATTTTTCTATTTTTTTCAAATTTCCAGTTTTTAATAGTCTCTTTGGTAAGCATTACAAAATCTTTACTTCTCTCCTTAGCACCGAGTCCGTGCAAACTATTAACCAATTTTGTCATTGATACCCAGATAGTTTTTTGCCGCTTTTCATCCGCATCCACAAGCCACTCTCTGATATAGGGATAGACAATAGCAGGTTTTACCCTTGCAACCTGAATAATCGTATGAGTAATCTTTTTCTGAACCTCAATGCTTTCATCATCAATGATTTTTTCAATAAATTCCAGTACAAATTGGGGATCGTGGTAACACAAGTTCTCCAAGCCATGAAAAGATAGCGAACGCTTTCGTTCATCCGGGCTTTCAATCCATTTTAGCATATTTTTTTTCATCAGTTTTTGATTACTTTTCCAAAAA belongs to Candidatus Cloacimonadota bacterium and includes:
- a CDS encoding SpoIIE family protein phosphatase — translated: MNSSEKFKIKKPISRKLILRICIPLLVVYMAILFLFYSSAKKDALKQTKKYLIELTAHYATELNSRFIQIAQAPKSIAQTIQTFPYPNSAQIKSILNQKLESDSTIFGMAVAFEPYYFSKYQKLYAPYSYRMNGKIIFKNLEEKLNYFPKDWYNIPKLLDASYWGEPYYDEGGGNILMNTFSTPIYSKGKLVGVATADMSLELLEKRMDNIKIMDGYTFIISKHGTYIYHPNKKDIMSESIFSKAEKYNFPQMRKFGREMLKGKSAVESFPDPITNSKKWLVYTPIKSNGWTLAVVIPEKTILTSVNSTILRQAFLMLIGLLVILGVIIWASFGITKPIAKLVVMAKKIADGNLDVQLKDIKGEDEIHELAVVFNKMIIDLNHYINDLTKATRAKQAVESELKIARQIQESLLPRIFPAFPNRKEFDLYARNIPAKEVAGDFYDFFFLDDDHLAFIIADVSGKGISAGLFMAVTRTLLKTVCQKGVEPSDALERANIILSQENDACMFTTLFLGIYDVRTGDFSYANAGHDEPIIMPPNRNLRIIPTLKNIALGLYESHKFNQETDHLDKDDIVVLYTDGVIEATSKENELYGEERF
- a CDS encoding ABC transporter substrate-binding protein — its product is MKKTPVFLLIIFLIPIIFSALLYGNEKKQLVPINFEVQWFPQSQFAGYIMAYEKGFYKNAGLDVKIIFSNGEDSPLTTMLDGKIDFCTAWLSQAILLRSNGKPIVNICQMFQKSSLMLVSLKESNISTPADMNGKCISSWGGDFSIQPNAFFRKYQIDAKIVPQSFTIDAFLAGACDLTSGMYYNEYHKLFQAGINEDEVNTFFYSDYGLNFPEDGIYCTENTLESKPEICQKFVAVSLQGWEYAFSHQQETLDLIMKYCNKFHLQTNSSHQKWMLNAVHSSITYQTGEGVESWGNLKKDDFFLLANELKEQNIIERIPNYKNFYKGQIK
- a CDS encoding C25 family cysteine peptidase, which gives rise to MNKKIMLIATGFILCFSILSANQTTYNYNFDEPILTNGKIESNLNSKIISPGEPAVPYFTAKILLPYGEKINGININNSNWIQISQDFKLDFAKQQLPISSSQNILQQRNAKIYNSDNPYPALNYEHLGTFTYAGHSIAIIKLFPIKYLPKSGIVQYSSDWTLKISTEYIEKLAVHQSRMLCSSTEVKATMEKISDETAAFQSYIGKESIPAFSDDLVNPDDPHDYLIVTSEEYVSIFQTFADWKDGYGLNSAIFTIEEIYENYTGLDNAARLRNFLIDAYTSWNSTDTPLQYVLLGGDDEIIPVRKLYGEVGNTIGSIPSDLYFSEFDSDWDSNGNGVYGEYPADDVDFIPEVAIGRLPGDNETDFTNMFNKIVSYKETPSPSLEKACMVGENLNWNPVTWGGDYKDDVLSRIPENDYHFYTLYQRDGTYSEQGVFNMIDGGCGIMNHMGHTNYSILMGMTPSTPAQFSNNEFGMVYTQGCYPAAFDELTSHSGESIGEKLVTVENGLMAFVGNTRYGWYAPGSIEGASQQFDRTFFDGLYAEDIKKLGECNNYSKVELLGTVNNGVMRWCYYELILFGDPDCEIIVSEGGNFPYLEPDLITYDDPEGDNDGVINPGEEIRMTVDVANLPDWEVATDVNLVMHYEGDELTFSDSTAFYGVILPGQVASGENDPIIFHVSDDCPLGEIFFELVINSNSSSQYPFEKSFTRHFSISIEQLNWPKYLGYNVNCSPLIIDFDNDGENEVVVVDAGGNLYSIESDATVSANFPVNLNAEVKTSLAVGDINNNSEYEAVIATYDGKIIAVDNSGNILFEYETAEIFNCTPALSDINDDNLLEIIAPSVNGKLYVLTSSGDDYPGFPFDVGEIITTSPAIGDVDEDGIKDFLFGTTTGNLFAINEAGTALSDFPIETQSAIWSSPIIYNDNSIVFANNDNKFFMANGFGEILSTVDVSANIISSLIAFESAPDEFLFGFNTISGSLGLVDESGNFLNNWPVIVGGNTKYSPIAADIDDDGQIEIITSTIGNFLMGYTQEGEILSEFPIINDISLSSPVALGDLDGDGDFEIACGNDTGISIWDYKKPRGSLTPWSIYRGNIHRTGNYSDNVIQSVEQPPEQTEDFTLDQNYPNPFNFSTTISFTTKNADEIAHIKIFNIKGQLVNTLNPEKVDYPNTNQHKFMATWNGSDKLGNQVANGIYFYKLLTRDSTPQVKRLLKIR
- a CDS encoding DNA alkylation repair protein, yielding MVKKIGRLSRNEKNEIYEEIHDFIDQFKKSNKTAEKKLNKLVNCPNYFGREFIASYLAKSPIANKLKSVMKKLLDSKEYPVRATALFFFYNYYASQPEKMIDIVSEYFDSIKWEAENIIDIFWKSNQKLMKKNMLKWIESPDERKRSLSFHGLENLCYHDPQFVLEFIEKIIDDESIEVQKKITHTIIQVARVKPAIVYPYIREWLVDADEKRQKTIWVSMTKLVNSLHGLGAKERSKDFVMLTKETIKNWKFEKNRKISKMGSQLSELLYSKKKYR
- a CDS encoding PP2C family protein-serine/threonine phosphatase codes for the protein YESHKFNQETDHLDKDDIVVLYTDGVIEATSKENELYGEERFLNILRSCPSENVEDILNFVLVDLEKFQGENQFDDITLLLLKRKI